In the Haloferula helveola genome, one interval contains:
- a CDS encoding MotA/TolQ/ExbB proton channel family protein, which translates to MSIFRDALQIFLTGGGIMYMLGGVAFILYATAFAALAYVNRGNLNAKDSRKWGDWLRSPETAEGRMGEAIRYVLHGDRLTIKTVQRRLKEVRLNVVSAIDRRLLVVNTLTAAAPLAGLLGTVMGMLAMFGGLAQGGGGMEAVASGMQEALITTQTGLTIALPGLFIGLVVKGKRDAISAALAQLESQILTTRFKRS; encoded by the coding sequence ATGTCGATCTTCCGCGATGCTCTCCAGATCTTCCTCACCGGAGGAGGGATCATGTACATGCTCGGAGGCGTCGCATTCATCCTCTACGCAACCGCCTTCGCGGCATTGGCCTACGTCAACCGCGGCAACCTCAACGCGAAGGATTCGCGCAAGTGGGGCGACTGGCTCCGGAGCCCGGAGACCGCCGAGGGGCGGATGGGCGAGGCGATCCGCTATGTGCTTCACGGCGACCGCCTGACGATCAAGACCGTGCAGCGACGTCTCAAGGAGGTCAGGCTGAATGTCGTATCCGCGATCGACCGGCGGCTGCTTGTGGTCAATACGCTCACCGCTGCCGCGCCCCTCGCCGGGTTGCTTGGCACGGTGATGGGGATGCTCGCGATGTTCGGCGGCCTGGCCCAGGGCGGCGGAGGCATGGAGGCGGTGGCCAGTGGCATGCAAGAGGCCCTGATCACCACCCAGACCGGTCTCACCATCGCGCTTCCCGGTCTTTTCATCGGACTCGTCGTGAAGGGCAAACGCGACGCGATTTCGGCGGCTCTCGCCCAACTTGAGAGTCAGATTCTGACCACCCGATTCAAACGATCCTGA
- a CDS encoding MotA/TolQ/ExbB proton channel family protein produces the protein MRPVLRFILPLAIAGTVSAQTAAEQQLAEARKELKDTQAEYTAMRTAFFREINTLDDRALELDRELRALEREAERRTSKRQSLLREIEGREGEFNYAVGVLNNYGGALLTRIHPAENQLYKDRLDDAAAKAAAAGDDYAAELGSRLEAAKIGLERLSAVTGGHRFEGKGLRNGSESIEGELLVLGPAVYLSEKDGKFEGVATFASTGTELPTVVALTGVSDGSITSAIESGSGSLPLDASMGKAIEAQAAEETIAETIEKGGIVGHAILLLGLVAIGLTVFKVLEISRFPVPSRRVINEIIDDLLADRRDEAAKRAAKVKGMAGEMARAGVSNFYEKRRILEEALFEKLVAVKPKLERFLPFLGLTAAAAPLMGLLGTVLGIIKTFKAMALYGSSNQKAFTQGISEALITTAEGLVVAIPVLVLHGLMRSLAKGKFSEVEGVAISLMNGTTEMEKKDFKASKPSKPSEDDEDGDPELVPNPA, from the coding sequence ATGAGACCCGTTCTCCGATTCATTCTGCCGCTGGCAATCGCCGGCACGGTTTCCGCGCAGACCGCAGCCGAGCAACAGCTGGCCGAGGCCCGCAAGGAACTGAAGGACACGCAGGCGGAATACACCGCCATGCGGACCGCGTTCTTCCGAGAGATCAACACGCTTGATGACCGGGCTCTCGAGCTTGATCGCGAACTCCGAGCACTTGAGCGCGAGGCCGAGCGCAGGACATCGAAGCGGCAGTCGCTCTTGCGCGAGATCGAGGGCCGCGAAGGGGAATTCAACTACGCGGTCGGAGTTCTGAACAATTATGGAGGAGCGCTGCTGACCCGCATTCATCCGGCTGAGAACCAGTTGTATAAGGACCGTCTCGATGATGCGGCCGCGAAGGCGGCTGCTGCCGGCGATGACTATGCGGCCGAGCTCGGAAGCCGCCTTGAAGCGGCGAAGATCGGCCTTGAGCGGCTCTCGGCGGTGACCGGCGGTCATCGATTCGAGGGCAAGGGGCTGCGGAACGGAAGTGAGTCGATCGAGGGTGAGCTGCTGGTGCTCGGCCCCGCCGTTTACCTGAGCGAAAAGGACGGCAAGTTCGAAGGGGTGGCGACCTTTGCGTCGACCGGCACGGAGCTTCCCACCGTCGTTGCGCTGACCGGAGTTTCGGATGGAAGCATCACGTCAGCGATTGAATCGGGATCGGGTTCGCTGCCGCTCGACGCGAGCATGGGCAAGGCGATCGAGGCCCAGGCCGCCGAGGAAACGATCGCCGAGACGATCGAGAAGGGAGGAATTGTCGGACACGCGATTCTCCTGCTCGGCTTGGTGGCGATCGGGCTGACGGTCTTCAAGGTGCTTGAGATCAGCCGCTTCCCGGTTCCGTCCCGGCGTGTGATCAACGAGATTATCGATGACCTGCTTGCCGATCGACGCGATGAGGCCGCGAAGCGGGCTGCGAAAGTCAAAGGCATGGCGGGCGAGATGGCCAGGGCAGGTGTGTCGAACTTCTACGAGAAACGCCGTATTCTTGAGGAGGCGTTGTTCGAGAAACTGGTCGCGGTGAAGCCGAAGCTTGAACGTTTCCTTCCCTTCCTCGGTCTGACGGCCGCCGCCGCTCCGCTGATGGGTCTGCTCGGAACGGTTCTCGGTATCATCAAGACCTTCAAGGCGATGGCGCTCTATGGTTCGAGCAACCAGAAGGCTTTCACCCAGGGGATTTCCGAAGCCCTGATCACCACGGCGGAAGGTCTCGTGGTTGCGATTCCGGTGCTGGTCCTGCACGGCCTCATGCGCAGTCTTGCCAAGGGCAAGTTCAGCGAGGTTGAGGGCGTTGCGATTTCCCTGATGAACGGAACCACCGAGATGGAGAAGAAGGATTTCAAGGCATCCAAGCCGTCCAAGCCATCGGAAGACGACGAGGACGGTGATCCCGAACTGGTGCCGAACCCCGCCTGA
- a CDS encoding energy transducer TonB, which translates to MKRELHVYRPPRGRFTGIFAILGGVVATIAVFVAIPLSQKLADSFSKPIAPPPEIAIDPPEDFVVELEEPPEEPDEPPPEEPLEEPSNLDLGMDLGDLTVGTGGAFVVEIPKFALKGGDDPFGAGGIDTPPQPFAKSQPIYPSRLLAKKIGGKVVVACVVDASGKVGGAKVRTSSGNRELDDAALKAVRKWKFKPAVRGGKKVKATALVPFNFEVK; encoded by the coding sequence GTGAAACGGGAACTCCATGTTTATCGGCCGCCGCGAGGGCGCTTCACCGGGATCTTCGCGATCCTCGGCGGGGTGGTCGCGACGATTGCCGTGTTCGTGGCGATCCCGCTTTCGCAGAAGCTGGCCGACAGTTTTTCCAAGCCCATCGCGCCGCCGCCGGAGATTGCGATCGACCCGCCGGAGGACTTCGTTGTCGAGCTTGAGGAGCCCCCCGAAGAACCGGATGAACCGCCTCCGGAAGAACCCTTGGAAGAGCCGTCGAATCTGGATCTCGGAATGGACCTCGGCGACCTGACCGTGGGCACCGGCGGTGCCTTCGTCGTCGAGATTCCCAAGTTCGCGCTGAAGGGCGGCGACGATCCCTTCGGAGCCGGAGGGATCGACACTCCGCCGCAGCCGTTCGCCAAGTCCCAACCGATCTATCCGAGCCGGCTGCTGGCCAAGAAAATCGGCGGCAAGGTGGTCGTGGCTTGTGTGGTCGACGCTTCCGGGAAGGTGGGCGGCGCCAAAGTCAGGACCTCTTCCGGCAATCGCGAACTCGACGATGCAGCGCTCAAAGCGGTGCGGAAGTGGAAGTTCAAACCCGCGGTGCGCGGCGGCAAGAAGGTCAAGGCGACCGCGCTCGTGCCATTCAATTTCGAAGTGAAGTAA
- a CDS encoding biopolymer transporter ExbD, with amino-acid sequence MFGRGLGDEAEEEVHVDLSPMIDCIFILLIFFIVSTVFVEETGVEVNKPDVGAAASALDSNSILLAVTKEDKVYYGGESIGIQGVIGKIKPLLTETPDMPVIIQGDEDASHGTVQKVHGQAMLAGAQKEKISISTK; translated from the coding sequence ATGTTCGGAAGAGGACTTGGAGACGAAGCGGAAGAGGAGGTTCATGTCGACCTGTCTCCGATGATCGACTGTATTTTCATCCTGCTCATCTTCTTCATCGTCTCGACGGTTTTCGTTGAGGAGACGGGAGTGGAGGTGAACAAGCCGGATGTCGGTGCCGCCGCGAGCGCTCTCGACAGCAACTCGATCCTGTTGGCGGTGACGAAGGAGGACAAGGTCTACTATGGTGGTGAGAGCATTGGCATCCAAGGGGTGATCGGAAAGATCAAGCCGTTGCTGACGGAGACGCCGGACATGCCGGTGATCATCCAAGGCGACGAGGATGCGAGCCACGGCACGGTTCAGAAGGTGCACGGTCAGGCGATGCTGGCCGGGGCGCAAAAGGAGAAGATCTCGATTTCGACGAAGTAG
- a CDS encoding DUF3450 family protein — translation MRISPILAVLFPLVVGVCPAQEEEVPKTEQLKDSVREWIETMREIQTEEDSWERDRVLLEDQRDALESEISELTERVEAAKVEKEGADKESLDEIKKRDAYLKSRDVLADEVRKLEQGVVARLSSFPKPLAEDPRVKELMAQVKSDASLTGEKAEGGLTKRLNNVLNLLTEAEKWQQTVHLKDELHRTEDGKEFNMKVVYFGLGSAYAVNETGDFALVGKPGAAGWEYESRPELADSILQMVKVLNGDADAQFIQLPINLQ, via the coding sequence ATGCGCATTTCACCGATTTTAGCAGTCCTTTTCCCGTTGGTTGTGGGGGTTTGCCCCGCTCAGGAGGAGGAAGTCCCGAAGACCGAGCAGCTCAAGGATTCCGTCCGCGAGTGGATCGAAACAATGCGGGAGATCCAGACCGAAGAAGACTCTTGGGAGCGCGACCGGGTCCTGCTGGAAGACCAGCGGGACGCCTTGGAAAGCGAGATCTCCGAGCTCACCGAGCGGGTTGAAGCCGCCAAGGTTGAAAAGGAAGGAGCGGACAAGGAGTCGCTCGATGAGATCAAGAAGCGGGATGCCTATCTGAAGTCCCGAGATGTGCTGGCGGACGAAGTGCGAAAGCTGGAGCAGGGAGTGGTCGCGAGGTTGTCTTCGTTTCCCAAGCCGCTTGCCGAGGATCCGCGGGTCAAGGAATTGATGGCCCAGGTGAAGAGTGATGCGTCACTCACCGGGGAGAAAGCGGAGGGAGGATTGACGAAGCGGCTGAACAATGTGCTCAACCTGCTCACCGAGGCGGAGAAATGGCAGCAGACCGTTCACCTGAAGGACGAGCTCCACCGCACCGAGGACGGCAAGGAGTTCAACATGAAGGTCGTCTACTTCGGGTTGGGATCGGCCTATGCGGTCAACGAAACCGGTGACTTCGCGTTAGTCGGAAAGCCGGGCGCCGCCGGTTGGGAATACGAGTCCCGGCCGGAGCTTGCCGACTCGATCCTGCAGATGGTCAAGGTGCTCAACGGAGATGCCGACGCCCAGTTCATCCAACTTCCCATCAATCTTCAATGA